CGGATAGAGCACGGCGACGCGGAAGCCCGGGAGGCCGTGAAAGGCGTGCACCACGGCGGCTCCGGTGTCGCCGCTGGTCGCCGTCAGGACGGTTCGCACCGCGCCCTCGCCGCTTCGCCGAGCCAGCAGCGCGAGGACGCGCGCGAGGAACCGGACGCCGAAGTCCTTGAACGAAAGCGATGGGCCGTGGAAGAGCTCGAGCGCCGCGTGCGCCTCCTCGATGCGCACCACCGGCAGCGGGAAGTCGAACGCCGAGGCGACGAGCTCGGCGATCTCGGGGCGACTCATCTCGTCGCCGAGCAGCCGCGTGAAGATCTCCTCATTGCGTGCCCTCGCGTCGAGCGCAAACAGCGCCTCGACGTCGGGAAACGCCACGAGCTCGAGCGGCACGAAGAGGCCGCCGTCTCCGGGCAGGTTCGTCGCCACGGCGTCGAGGAAGGTCGTCCGGCGGCGGGAGTCGCGGGTCGAGGTCCAGAACATGCCTCAGCTCCTCTCCGTCGGCGGCGCGACGCAGCGTGCCCCGCGTGCCGCGCGGCAGACACGGACGCCAGAGGTCACGCCAGCTTCGCGCCACGCCTGCGCCGCCGCTTCGCCGACGGCGCTCGCCTGGGCCGACCCCGCGACGGCGAAGAGCGACGGCCCGGCCCCCGAGAGGCTGCAGCCGAGCGCACCCGCAGCGAGCGCCGCCGCCTTCGCCGGCGCGAAGCCCGGCACCAGAGAGGAGCGATAGGGCTCGGCGAGCAGGTCGCGCAGCGTCGCCGCGAGCAGCTCGCGGTCGTCGACGTGGAGCGCGTGTACCAGCGCCGCGAGGTTCTGCGCGTGGGCGATGGCGAGCGCCAACGGCACCTCGCGCGGCAGGACCGCTCGCGCCGCCCGCGTCGCCAGCTCGAGCTCCGGCACGACGAGGACGAAGCGCAGCTCCTCCGGCCACGGGAGCTCCCTCACCCGCTCGCCGAAGGCGACGAGCCGCACACCCCCGAGGAGGATCGGCGCGACGTTGTCGAGATGCACCGCGCCCGCCACGCCGCCTTCGGCCTCGGCCGCCGCATGCAGGCGCTGCTCCTCGGAGAGCGGCCCACCGAGCAGCGCGTCGATCGCCGTCACCGCGGCGACTGCCGAGGCGGCACTGCCACCGAGGCCGCTTGCCACCGGCAGAACCTTGTGAAGCGTCAGCGCGAGCGGCGGCAGCGGCGCGCCGAGCGCCCGCTCCACGGCGTCGCGCGCCCGCCAGACCAGGTTCTGCCGCGGATCGCGCGGTAGCCGATGAGCGAACGGTCCACGGCAGTCGAGCGAGTCGTGCTCGGCGAACTTCGCCTCGACGAGGTCGCCCCAGGGCTCGCCGTCGAGCGGCTCGATCGCCGCTCCGAGCACGTCGAAGCCCGCGGCGAGATTGCCGATCGAGGCCGGGGCGAAGGCGGCGACCATCCCCGAATTGCTGCCGGGAAGAGGCGGTTCACCTCTTCCCGTCGGTCGGGACGGCGCCTCGAAGAACCGCGCGTGGACAGCCCGCATCGCGCGCTCGCCGTCCTTCTCGTCGATCACCACGCAGATCGATCGCTCGCTCCCCCCCTGGGCGATCGCCGCCACGTTCACCTGCGCCTCGCCGAGCGCGCCGAAGAGCCCGCCGGCGACCCCGGTGCGATGGCGCATCCCGTCCCCGACCAGCGAGAGGATCGCCAGGCCGCTTGCCGCGTCGATCTCCTCGACGCGCCCGGTGGCGATCTCCGCCGAGAACGCCTCGGCGAGCGCCGCGACGGCGCGCTCCGCCTCCGCGTCGCGCAAGCCGAGGCTGATCACGCACTCGCTCGATCCCTGCGTGATCAGCATCACCGAGAGCCCGCGCTCGGCGAGCGCACCGAAGGCCCGGGCGGCGACGCCGGGAACGCCCTTCATCCCGGGTCCGGCGATCGACAGCAGCGCCACCCCACCGAGCAACGAGATCCCGCAGGCGACCCGCTCCCCGGCGCTGCCACCCGGGCGCACCAGCGTACCCGGCCGCTCGGGGTGGAAGGTGTCGCAGATGCGCACCGGGATGCCGGCCGAGCGCGCCGGTGCGACGCTCTTCGGATGGAGCACCTTGGCACCGAAGTGCGCAAGCTCCATCGCCTCCTCGAAGCTCACCTCGGCCACCGCGCGCGCCGCCGGGACCATCCGTGGATCGGCGGTGAAGATGCCGGCGACGTCGGTCCAGATCTCCAGCAGACGCGCGCCGAGTGCCTGGGCGAAGAGCGCGGCCGAGTAGTCCGAGCCGCCGCGCCCGAGCAGCATGGCGTCGCCCTTGGCATCCCCACCGAAGAACCCGGGGGCCACGGCGAGCGGCGGAGCGCCGTCCGCCCCGGCGGCCCAGGGTGCGAAGCGCTGGCGGGCTTCGTCGAGACGGGGCACCGCCTCGAGCGGATCGCCGTCGCACGGCAGGAGCTGTCGTGGATCGAGCCTGGCCGGTGCGAGACCCCGCCCTTCGAGGAGCGCGGCGAGCAGCTCGACCGTGGCGCGCTCACCGAGCGCCGCCACCTGGGCGCGCACGCGCGGCGAGCAGTCGGCGAGCAGGGAGATGCCGGCGAGCGCGCGCGCCAGCTCGCGCTCGAGGCCGGCGAGGCGCTCGGCCAGCGCGGCGCGGGCCGGGGCATCGAGCTCGTCGGCGAGCCCCGCGGCGATCGTCGCGTGCGTCTCCCGATAGCGCGCGAGAGCCGTCTCCTCCTCGCCCTCCACCGCGCGGTCACAGGCCTCGAGCAGCAGATTCGTGACCCCAGAAACCGCCGAGACCACCACCAGGGCCCGCTCCTCGACGAGTGCGGCGGCCGCCAGGTCGGCGATCCGTCGCAGGCGATCGGCGCCCGCCACCGAGGTCCCGCCGAACTTCATCACCCGCAGCGTCGCGCCGGCGGAGCGCCGTTCCGCTCCCGACCCGTCTTCTCGTTGCTCGACAGCCATCGCATTCCCCTGAAAAGCGAAAGGCCCCGCGTCCTGGTATCGAGGAGCGGGGCCGGGTCCGTCGCGATGCACAGCGCGTCAGGCGGCTCCCGGCTCCCCCATGGTAGTCGACGTGCCGCCGCCGAACGCCTCCCCGGCAAGGGCAGCCGACACGGCGATCGCCGTCGCGCACGACGACGGGATCGCGACTGGCCGGGTCGGGAAGGTCCGCATGGCGCGGCAACCTAGCCGCATCCGCCCCTCCTGTCAACCCGAACCTCCGCGGCCAGCCTGCTACCATCGGCGCGATGAGCACCCGGCCACGCGGCAGACGCACCTTCTCCTATGACGAGGCACTGCTGCTCTTTCCCATCGTGCGCGACCTGACCGACGCCGCCGTGCGCCAGGTCGAAGCCCTGATCAATCGCATGCAGAGCCGCGACGAGGCCGAGAGCCGCGAGGGCGAGATCCAGGAGGCCTACGAGAACATCGTCGCCGCCTGGACGGCCGAAGTGACCGCTCTCGGTTGCGAGGTCAAGGGGCTCTGGCTGGTCGACTGGGACAGCGGCGACGGCTACTACTGCTGGCGCTACCCCGAGCAGACCGTCGGACACTTCCACGGCTACGACGAGGGCTTCGCCGGGCGCGTCCCGGTCAACTAGACCGGAACGACCCTCGCACTCCACGGCCGATCGCCCCGCCGAGCCGGGAGACAGGAATCCAGCCGGACGGGATCCACGGCGGGAGGCTCGTCCGCCCGGGTCGGCGATGCCTTCTCCTCCGCGGGACCCGTCGCTCTTCCGGCCGTCCCATCGACGGGCTCCCCGCCCGACCCCCGGTTGTCGATGGGCCCCTCCGGAGACGCGCCACCCGCTCCGGAGAAGACATCGCCGACCCTGCCCCCACCCCTGGTGATGGGCGAAAACTGGACTGACACCTTCGCGACCAAACGAAGAATCGGTGCCTGTCCCCCCCTTCTCGCTCTCAGCGGCTCATCGTCGGGCGGGGGGCCGCGGGTGGCCGGGCGGAGGGCTCCCGTCCCCGCGCGCAGCACGGAGACGGGACGCCGACCG
This genomic window from Holophagales bacterium contains:
- the thrB gene encoding homoserine kinase; the encoded protein is MAVEQREDGSGAERRSAGATLRVMKFGGTSVAGADRLRRIADLAAAALVEERALVVVSAVSGVTNLLLEACDRAVEGEEETALARYRETHATIAAGLADELDAPARAALAERLAGLERELARALAGISLLADCSPRVRAQVAALGERATVELLAALLEGRGLAPARLDPRQLLPCDGDPLEAVPRLDEARQRFAPWAAGADGAPPLAVAPGFFGGDAKGDAMLLGRGGSDYSAALFAQALGARLLEIWTDVAGIFTADPRMVPAARAVAEVSFEEAMELAHFGAKVLHPKSVAPARSAGIPVRICDTFHPERPGTLVRPGGSAGERVACGISLLGGVALLSIAGPGMKGVPGVAARAFGALAERGLSVMLITQGSSECVISLGLRDAEAERAVAALAEAFSAEIATGRVEEIDAASGLAILSLVGDGMRHRTGVAGGLFGALGEAQVNVAAIAQGGSERSICVVIDEKDGERAMRAVHARFFEAPSRPTGRGEPPLPGSNSGMVAAFAPASIGNLAAGFDVLGAAIEPLDGEPWGDLVEAKFAEHDSLDCRGPFAHRLPRDPRQNLVWRARDAVERALGAPLPPLALTLHKVLPVASGLGGSAASAVAAVTAIDALLGGPLSEEQRLHAAAEAEGGVAGAVHLDNVAPILLGGVRLVAFGERVRELPWPEELRFVLVVPELELATRAARAVLPREVPLALAIAHAQNLAALVHALHVDDRELLAATLRDLLAEPYRSSLVPGFAPAKAAALAAGALGCSLSGAGPSLFAVAGSAQASAVGEAAAQAWREAGVTSGVRVCRAARGARCVAPPTERS
- a CDS encoding DUF2203 domain-containing protein; the encoded protein is MSTRPRGRRTFSYDEALLLFPIVRDLTDAAVRQVEALINRMQSRDEAESREGEIQEAYENIVAAWTAEVTALGCEVKGLWLVDWDSGDGYYCWRYPEQTVGHFHGYDEGFAGRVPVN